One window from the genome of Haemorhous mexicanus isolate bHaeMex1 chromosome 22, bHaeMex1.pri, whole genome shotgun sequence encodes:
- the CCDC183 gene encoding coiled-coil domain-containing protein 183 yields the protein MLVHQLKQWSQARDERQRHLQDLQDAETDPKWQEPQLQTIRQLGNDIEKMLLKIHSGEMVTNLYLRLQEVLRRELVYLPRSLDLLSGMTVMYHEELTARTTLKANDVIKKLMTEAGPRVRVEKQLRDQSLAEQRKHIESLRRQEESERQQRQQAVYMLSAEQDQSSSETVMGADVEVAMAKMQREAFVTDKMEKAKTALQCSCLWDIPSSIQAQRKSLGNLQQHIDECNERKNMLKKTLQKLESKQAKLKFNQPVSTNRKQEEELRDNLKQEEARLEQMRAQMLNNQKRLIEFENIIDNMFLHLQGISIPGKEDSGAVLGLEEKLQHCEQKLQFLKEKVAARPEDSTDERSETFTKVRNILEERTAGETQNLRISFEDEDAMEDDTLDFEDEDHDYIPSREDIKKQGQQLIRMNTRRRKKK from the exons ATGCTGGTGCACCAGCTGAAGCAATGGAGCCAAGCCAGGGACGAGCGCCAGAGGCACCTGCAGGATCTGCAGGATGCTGAGACAGACCCTAAGTGGCAAGAGCCTCAGTTGCAG ACCATTCGCCAGCTGGGCAATGACATCGAGAAGATGCTCTTGAAAATTCACAGTGGAGAGATGGTGACCAACCTGTacctgaggctgcaggaggtCCTGAGGAGG gagctggtATACCTGCCTCGATCCCTAGACCTCCTATCTGGGATGACTGTGATGTACCATGAGGAGCTCACAGCCCGGACTACCCTCAAAGCCAACGATGTCATCAAG AAACTCATGACCGAGGCAGGACCCCGGGTCCGTGTGGAGAAGCAGCTCAGGGACCAGTCCCTGGCTGAGCAGAGGAAGCACATCGAGAGCCTCCGGCGCCAGGAGGAGAGCgagaggcagcagaggcag CAAGCTGTGTAcatgctctctgcagagcaggaccaGAGCTCCTCAGAAACGGTGATGG GTGCTGATGTGGAGGTCGCCATGGCCAAGATGCAGCGCGAGGCCTTTGTGACCGACAAGATGGAGAAGGCAAAGactgccctgcagtgctcctgccTCTGG GACAtccccagcagcatccaggCACAGAGGAAATCCCTGGGgaacctgcagcagcacatcGATGAGTGCAACGAGAGGAAGAACATGCTGAAGAAGACGCTGCAGAAGCTGGAGTCGAAGCAGGCTAAACTGAAGTTTAACCAGCCTGTCAGCACCAACAG GaaacaggaggaggagctgagggacaACCTGAAGCAGGAAGAGGCCCGTCTGGAGCAGATGCGAGCCCAGATGCTCAACAACCAGAAGCGCCTGATCGAGTTTGAGAACATCATTGACAACATGTTCCTCCACCTGCAGGgcatctccatccctggcaAG GAGGACTCtggtgcagtgctggggctggaggagaagctgcagcactgtgagcagaagctgcagttcctgaaggagaaggtggcaGCCCGGCCCGAGGACAGCACCGATGAACGCAGTGAG ACTTTTACCAAGGTCAGGAACATTCTGGAGGAAAGAACTGCAGGAGAAACACAGAACCTGAGGATTTCCTTTGAGGATGAAGATGCTATGGAAGATG
- the SBDS gene encoding ribosome maturation protein SBDS: MSIFTPTNQIRLTNVAVVRARRAGKRFEIACYRNKVMGWRSGAEKDLDEVLQTHTVFVNVSKGQVAKKEDLVKAFGTDDQTEICKMILSKGELQVSDKERHTQLEQMFRDIATIVADKCVNPETKRPYTVILIERAMKDIHYSVKPNKSTKQQALEVIRQLKETMQIERAHMRLRFILPAKEGKKLKEKLKPLIKVTESEDFQEQLEMVCLIDPGCFREVDELIRSETKGKGSLEVLSLKDVEEGDEKLE; the protein is encoded by the exons ATGTCCATCTTCACCCCCACCAACCAGATCCGCCTCACCAATGTGGCCGTGGTGCGAGCACGGCGCGCCGGGAAGCGCTTCGAGATCGCCTGTTACCGCAACAAGGTCATGGGCTGGCGCAGCGGAGC GGAGAAAGATCTCGATGAGGTcctgcagacacacacagtGTTTGTCAATGTCTCCAAAGGCCAGGTGGCAAAGAAGGAAGATCTAGTTAAAGCATTTGGAACAGATGACCAGACAGAAATCTGTAAGATG ATTTTGTCCaaaggggagctgcaggtgtcGGACAAGGAGCGGCacacacagctggagcagatgTTCCGGGACATCGCCACCATCGTGGCTGACAAGTGCGTGAACCCCGAGACCAAGAGGCCCTACACAGTGATCCTCATCGAAAGGGCCATGAAGGACATCCATTACTCTGTCAAACCCAACAAGAGCACAAAGCAGCAG GCCCTGGAAGTGATCAGGCAGCTGAAGGAGACCATGCAGATTGAACGTGCTCACATGAGGCTGAGGTTTATCCTGCCAGCAAAGGAGGGCAAGAAACTGAAAGAGAAGCTCAAGCCACTGATTAAAGTTACTGAGAGTGAAGacttccaggagcagctggaaatg GTGTGCCTTATTGACCCAGGCTGCTTCAGGGAGGTTGACGAGCTGATCCGCAGTGAGACAAAAGGGAaaggatccctggaagtgctcagtcTGAAGGATGTGGAGGAAGGAGATGAAAAGCTTGAATAA